One region of Bosea sp. 29B genomic DNA includes:
- a CDS encoding glycoside hydrolase family 108 protein, which produces MTAQNYARALSRVLVHEGGYADHPKDPGGATMKGVTQGVYDAYRKRRDEAKRSVRQITDAELQAIYRRQYWDVVKGDSLPEGVDYAVFDGAVNSGPSQAVKWLQRALGSVKVDGVIGEATLAAVEAYPDHDRLIALMLGRRLAFLQALRTWSTFGRGWSARVAQVKQIGQAWATGSVGPDPAFVSGGNAKATIDQAKPLPTKAPADATTGAGIGSGGLGGVLEQARQQLDPLAASSQFIGNIVAALVITGVVLTAGGFAYRWWAARKGQALADALDLPDGVTA; this is translated from the coding sequence ATGACTGCGCAGAACTATGCGCGGGCGCTGTCGCGCGTCCTGGTCCACGAAGGCGGCTATGCGGACCATCCCAAGGATCCGGGCGGCGCCACGATGAAGGGCGTGACGCAGGGCGTCTACGACGCCTATCGCAAGCGCCGCGACGAGGCCAAGCGCTCAGTTCGCCAGATCACCGATGCCGAGCTGCAGGCCATCTATCGCCGGCAGTATTGGGACGTAGTGAAGGGCGACAGCCTGCCGGAGGGTGTCGATTATGCCGTCTTCGACGGGGCGGTGAACTCCGGCCCGTCGCAGGCGGTGAAGTGGCTGCAGCGTGCGCTCGGATCGGTCAAGGTCGACGGCGTCATCGGCGAGGCGACCCTGGCGGCGGTCGAGGCCTATCCCGATCACGACCGACTGATCGCCCTGATGCTCGGCCGGCGCCTCGCCTTTCTTCAGGCGTTGAGGACCTGGTCGACCTTCGGGCGCGGCTGGAGCGCGCGCGTCGCGCAGGTGAAGCAGATCGGCCAGGCCTGGGCCACCGGCTCGGTCGGGCCGGATCCTGCCTTCGTCTCCGGCGGCAACGCCAAGGCGACGATCGACCAGGCGAAGCCCCTGCCGACCAAGGCCCCGGCTGATGCGACGACGGGCGCTGGCATCGGCTCAGGGGGGCTCGGCGGCGTGCTCGAGCAAGCGCGCCAGCAGCTCGATCCGCTGGCCGCGAGCTCGCAGTTCATCGGCAACATCGTCGCGGCACTGGTGATCACCGGCGTCGTGCTCACGGCGGGCGGTTTCGCCTATCGCTGGTGGGCTGCGCGCAAGGGCCAGGCTCTGGCCGACGCACTCGACCTGCCTGACGGTGTCACGGCATGA
- a CDS encoding TylF/MycF/NovP-related O-methyltransferase, whose product MGHIDGDFLEVGVWTGGTGVLLAHAAARCNASRIVHLCDTFEGIVKAGEHDPFYKGGEFSDTSLEAVQARVDRNNLPNVRIHRGMFPDDTASKLESLCFSLIHIDVDVYQSARQTFEWAWPKVSVGGAVVFDDYGWVDCAGVIKFVNEDVYGLSDGVVLHNLNGHAVVIKTGRI is encoded by the coding sequence ATGGGGCATATCGACGGGGACTTTCTGGAAGTTGGGGTCTGGACCGGAGGGACTGGAGTGCTTCTCGCTCACGCAGCGGCTCGCTGCAACGCCTCTCGTATCGTCCATCTGTGCGACACGTTTGAGGGGATCGTAAAAGCCGGTGAGCATGACCCCTTTTACAAGGGAGGCGAGTTTTCCGACACCAGCCTAGAGGCGGTGCAGGCGCGGGTTGATCGAAACAATCTCCCTAATGTCCGCATTCACCGAGGAATGTTTCCAGACGATACGGCAAGTAAACTCGAAAGCCTGTGCTTCAGCTTGATCCACATCGACGTCGACGTTTATCAATCTGCGCGCCAGACTTTTGAATGGGCTTGGCCAAAAGTCAGTGTCGGCGGTGCCGTTGTGTTCGATGATTACGGCTGGGTCGACTGTGCAGGTGTCATCAAGTTCGTCAACGAGGATGTCTACGGCTTATCAGACGGTGTGGTGCTGCATAATCTCAATGGGCATGCCGTCGTTATCAAGACGGGCCGAATTTGA
- a CDS encoding methyltransferase domain-containing protein, translating to MSPTACPICASTDRARFNEKGGRALLICRDCRHLSWEKLPSETELAGFYRQEYTDHHQQLEIQKNNASYYRGHVAELANLARCDVAELAIADIGSSYPVFVEQAVAQGCRSAIAVDWSREAAEYGRSVGVPVVTPEEFIELIPDASLDVLRYAHTLEHMIDPAGALKQHLQKLKPGGLVYITQPNFPVLKAQFFGQDIMDQVWPNHLHYFSPASARALLELCGLDLLRFFTIANAEKTEAKFRTAFDVDMANTLADWCQGKGEEARGALSNFPYFFGENSAIYATLRPDGAAALTACHADVVTAIQSVLSRPSMPKAAADAEPSVPTPTASVVSEALHQQRVLDLLLDAAALQARTMSVGKDSRYRLATDSPLAGASADHLHPRGAANDDTRHPRFVRACEKHFKAPIRHLDIGCAGGGLVWDFLLSGHRSVGLEGSDFPLVNQKAYWRVIPDNLFTADATKPYRFQDSDGAPAKFDVITAWEVLEHIPETSIPGFLQNICEHLAPDGVFVCSIATFSDEDPSTGAVWHVTVKPRDWWEPVFRHNGLEVCEGIFGHRDFVRGSGNPRAHDWDAAKNPELGFHMVTRLRSSSPAAEGGNSSRE from the coding sequence ATGAGCCCAACAGCCTGCCCTATTTGCGCGTCTACAGACCGCGCACGCTTCAACGAAAAGGGCGGCCGAGCCCTCCTCATCTGCAGGGATTGCCGACACCTCTCCTGGGAGAAGCTACCCTCCGAGACAGAGCTCGCCGGCTTTTATCGCCAGGAATACACCGATCACCATCAGCAGCTTGAGATCCAGAAGAATAATGCCTCCTACTATCGCGGCCATGTTGCCGAATTAGCTAATCTCGCACGTTGCGACGTTGCTGAACTGGCCATCGCCGATATTGGCAGCTCATACCCAGTTTTTGTGGAACAGGCGGTTGCTCAAGGCTGTCGCTCCGCAATCGCGGTCGACTGGTCAAGAGAAGCTGCAGAGTATGGTCGCAGCGTGGGAGTCCCAGTCGTTACCCCGGAAGAGTTCATCGAGCTGATCCCTGATGCTTCGCTCGACGTGCTACGTTACGCGCACACACTTGAACATATGATCGACCCTGCTGGCGCATTGAAACAACATCTCCAGAAGCTCAAGCCGGGAGGACTCGTCTATATAACCCAGCCCAATTTCCCAGTGCTCAAAGCACAGTTTTTTGGGCAGGATATCATGGACCAAGTTTGGCCGAACCACCTCCATTATTTCAGCCCGGCGTCAGCGCGAGCATTGCTTGAACTCTGTGGGCTCGACCTTTTGAGGTTTTTCACAATCGCCAATGCCGAAAAAACCGAGGCGAAATTCAGGACCGCATTCGATGTCGATATGGCGAATACACTTGCGGATTGGTGCCAAGGGAAGGGAGAAGAGGCTCGCGGAGCGCTCAGTAATTTTCCTTATTTCTTTGGGGAGAATTCTGCCATCTACGCGACTTTGAGGCCTGACGGCGCTGCCGCTTTGACAGCATGCCATGCTGACGTCGTAACCGCCATACAGAGCGTCTTATCTAGGCCATCTATGCCGAAAGCGGCGGCAGATGCAGAACCCTCTGTTCCGACCCCGACAGCTTCAGTCGTTAGCGAAGCGCTGCACCAGCAGCGCGTACTGGATTTGTTGCTGGACGCAGCGGCTCTGCAGGCTCGAACAATGTCGGTAGGGAAAGACAGCCGGTACAGGCTTGCAACTGACAGCCCGCTCGCTGGCGCGAGTGCGGATCATTTGCACCCGAGAGGTGCGGCCAATGATGACACGCGGCATCCCCGCTTTGTTCGTGCCTGCGAGAAGCACTTTAAGGCGCCGATCCGGCACCTCGACATTGGATGCGCTGGCGGCGGGCTGGTGTGGGACTTTCTGCTCTCCGGCCATCGATCAGTTGGCCTGGAGGGCAGCGACTTTCCGCTCGTCAACCAGAAGGCCTACTGGCGGGTCATTCCCGATAATCTGTTCACTGCCGACGCGACGAAGCCGTATCGCTTCCAGGATAGCGACGGAGCGCCCGCCAAGTTCGACGTCATCACGGCATGGGAGGTACTCGAGCATATCCCCGAGACGTCGATTCCTGGATTCTTGCAGAACATCTGTGAACACTTGGCGCCAGACGGAGTGTTTGTCTGTTCCATCGCCACCTTCTCCGACGAAGATCCGTCAACCGGTGCCGTTTGGCATGTCACAGTCAAGCCTCGCGACTGGTGGGAACCGGTTTTCAGGCACAATGGGCTAGAGGTCTGCGAAGGCATTTTCGGCCACCGAGACTTCGTACGCGGCTCCGGTAATCCGCGCGCGCATGATTGGGACGCCGCCAAGAACCCTGAACTGGGGTTTCATATGGTCACTCGCCTGAGGAGCTCTTCGCCTGCAGCAGAGGGCGGCAACAGCTCACGAGAATGA
- a CDS encoding glycosyltransferase — protein sequence MLYILDPNLRDFVGHYLEYDRSVSEAAKLAGLSCVILGHRSFTPSFDGLIDVRPIYSADIWNRLPDHDFHSVKSLEFANSQFAAETILFLKDQPLGPEDIIFIPTLTKAQIAGVAALVQRFGQSGAAFEIMLRYQPGLYDGTVATKAFRSLERLSKTTRIRLSTDSHRLSSELGMLTALEIAVYPIPHTDKFATPLSGITGDGLHFVSLGNARGEKGLAEIFDAIEITASKPWADQLRFTLQCNDPSEDVRGRIARYKEKPDKRVTLIEQAMGTEAYYELLGNADVVLVPYHVDIYASRTSGVFLEAMTAGKIAICTRDTWMSDQLDLHGGGIAVDDRSAASLAIAISDVLNTYDELHVKAQVARAHWKTIHTPENLISHLKGSPAFPVAVKPGRRAAVIYPWGDAIDGGAGAATRLHLLVRYLEQHYDEIRVAFPGKGRKQVSKKALFEAFENGRWDNHWLRRRLEQLSRWLWKAHPGKVFHLWNHIWPLFDPIIKRRSEELARWADDAYLEYSYFSPVVSKIFKAQGKPVVLTQHDILSEISSGIPVIHDLTRVFEFRGLRAASRVVVATEYERKLCSDVGIKADVIPHPIDAHAHDYLSREDASFIVERILELPAEGRTVCLFVGGSYGPNKSAAALVRSMAETAANDPDLNRVLFVVAGACMEPQHAENFVALGKIESTALSALYRVEPIVLIPINEGTGSSIKSIEALAAGCPIISTTVGMRGLAVEGGRHCIIEDNVERFPLRLKQLMAGDIDVAVLRREAREFGKNNDYRRVFQAYDADRASATRLKAEEIPASVHFRDLVPRVSTSGTDEVKSFLAKRLGIPRAELDDLPEEGSAISNKFRHWQELYKVGHLTQIWREAGDFFEQAYEIEGPSFKPDARAELWNLLNSENNDLAAILAEALLQSVPKLQDAEISYIAAQALHRVLGGGSRVLKHYGDAIANGYDDGWAHYHRGHLWLMGALPDGVTELKKAVRKGGEASSAAKKVLSRSDLKHVALRGVVTRFHHYNNWRNRFD from the coding sequence ATGCTGTACATCCTCGACCCAAACTTGAGGGATTTTGTAGGTCACTACCTCGAATATGATCGCTCCGTATCCGAAGCCGCCAAGTTGGCCGGCCTGTCATGTGTCATTCTCGGACACCGGTCATTTACACCTTCATTCGACGGCTTGATTGACGTACGTCCGATTTACTCGGCCGACATTTGGAACAGGCTGCCCGATCACGACTTTCATTCAGTTAAAAGCCTCGAATTTGCCAATTCTCAGTTTGCAGCAGAGACCATCCTGTTCCTAAAGGACCAACCGCTGGGACCGGAAGATATCATCTTCATTCCAACTCTGACAAAAGCGCAAATCGCAGGAGTCGCAGCGCTGGTGCAGCGTTTTGGCCAGTCCGGCGCAGCATTCGAAATCATGCTGCGATATCAGCCTGGCCTCTACGATGGGACGGTCGCGACGAAGGCATTTCGCTCGCTGGAGAGATTGTCCAAAACCACCCGCATCCGCTTGAGCACGGATAGTCACAGGCTCAGCTCCGAACTCGGCATGCTGACCGCGCTGGAGATTGCCGTCTATCCGATCCCGCACACGGACAAGTTTGCTACGCCGCTAAGTGGAATAACCGGTGACGGATTGCATTTCGTCAGCTTGGGTAATGCTCGCGGCGAAAAGGGGCTTGCCGAGATATTCGACGCGATCGAAATAACGGCCAGCAAGCCCTGGGCAGATCAGCTTCGCTTCACCCTTCAATGCAATGATCCATCAGAAGACGTTCGTGGTCGGATCGCACGGTATAAGGAGAAACCGGACAAGCGCGTAACGCTGATCGAGCAGGCCATGGGCACGGAGGCCTATTACGAACTGCTCGGCAATGCCGATGTCGTGCTGGTTCCTTACCACGTGGACATCTATGCCTCCCGCACATCAGGCGTCTTTCTCGAAGCCATGACGGCCGGTAAGATCGCAATCTGTACACGCGACACGTGGATGAGCGATCAGCTCGATCTCCATGGCGGCGGGATTGCAGTGGACGACCGATCCGCTGCGTCCCTCGCTATCGCGATCTCCGACGTGTTGAATACGTACGACGAGTTGCACGTCAAGGCGCAAGTCGCCAGAGCACACTGGAAAACCATCCACACGCCTGAAAACCTGATCTCGCATCTCAAGGGCTCTCCAGCATTCCCCGTTGCTGTTAAACCAGGTCGGCGCGCCGCAGTTATCTATCCATGGGGTGACGCGATCGATGGCGGCGCCGGGGCTGCTACACGGCTGCATCTGCTGGTTCGATACCTCGAACAGCATTACGATGAGATTCGCGTTGCGTTTCCTGGGAAAGGCCGGAAGCAAGTTTCGAAAAAAGCACTTTTTGAAGCATTCGAGAACGGTCGCTGGGACAACCATTGGCTTCGCCGTAGGCTTGAGCAACTATCTCGGTGGCTGTGGAAGGCCCACCCAGGCAAAGTGTTCCATTTATGGAACCATATCTGGCCGTTATTCGACCCCATAATAAAGCGTCGGAGCGAAGAACTCGCGCGCTGGGCGGACGATGCCTATCTCGAATACAGCTATTTTTCTCCCGTGGTCAGCAAAATCTTCAAGGCGCAGGGTAAGCCTGTTGTTCTGACGCAGCACGACATCCTTTCGGAAATATCGTCCGGCATTCCCGTTATTCACGACCTCACGCGCGTCTTTGAGTTTCGCGGCCTTCGCGCCGCCTCGCGCGTTGTGGTTGCCACGGAATATGAACGCAAGCTCTGTTCGGATGTCGGCATAAAGGCAGATGTTATACCTCATCCCATCGATGCCCACGCTCACGATTATCTGTCACGTGAGGACGCAAGCTTCATTGTCGAGCGAATTCTCGAACTCCCGGCGGAAGGCCGGACCGTCTGTCTGTTCGTCGGCGGCAGCTACGGCCCAAACAAGTCCGCAGCTGCACTCGTACGCTCGATGGCCGAAACAGCCGCCAACGATCCCGATCTCAACCGGGTCCTATTTGTCGTGGCTGGAGCCTGCATGGAGCCGCAACACGCCGAGAATTTCGTAGCGCTCGGGAAGATTGAAAGCACTGCACTGTCCGCACTCTATCGGGTCGAGCCGATCGTGCTGATTCCAATCAATGAAGGGACGGGGTCGAGCATCAAGAGCATCGAAGCTCTGGCCGCCGGATGTCCGATCATTTCGACCACGGTCGGGATGCGCGGGCTGGCGGTCGAGGGAGGGAGGCACTGCATCATCGAGGATAACGTCGAGCGCTTCCCGCTGCGCCTGAAGCAACTGATGGCCGGCGATATTGACGTAGCGGTGCTTCGTAGGGAAGCTCGTGAGTTCGGCAAAAACAATGACTACCGCAGAGTCTTTCAGGCCTATGATGCAGACAGAGCTTCGGCAACCAGGTTAAAGGCCGAGGAGATTCCCGCCAGCGTGCATTTTCGTGACCTAGTGCCCCGCGTCAGTACCAGCGGGACCGATGAAGTTAAGTCCTTTCTGGCCAAAAGACTTGGGATACCCCGGGCCGAGCTAGACGACCTGCCCGAGGAAGGATCTGCCATCTCGAACAAGTTCCGACATTGGCAGGAGCTGTACAAAGTTGGTCATCTCACCCAAATTTGGCGAGAGGCCGGCGATTTTTTCGAACAGGCCTATGAAATTGAGGGCCCGAGCTTCAAACCGGACGCCCGGGCCGAACTCTGGAACCTACTTAACTCCGAGAACAACGACCTGGCCGCCATTCTGGCGGAGGCGCTCTTGCAAAGCGTTCCGAAACTTCAGGATGCCGAGATCAGCTACATCGCCGCACAGGCCCTCCATCGGGTTCTCGGCGGAGGCTCACGCGTACTGAAACACTATGGAGACGCGATCGCTAATGGCTACGATGACGGTTGGGCGCATTACCACCGAGGTCACTTGTGGCTGATGGGTGCTCTCCCGGATGGGGTGACCGAGCTTAAAAAGGCAGTCCGGAAAGGCGGAGAAGCCAGCTCTGCCGCAAAAAAGGTTCTAAGCAGGTCTGACCTGAAGCACGTTGCACTACGTGGCGTCGTGACTAGATTCCACCATTACAATAACTGGCGCAATCGGTTCGATTGA
- a CDS encoding FkbM family methyltransferase, with product MHANSADYAARLHIRPGDIVYDVGANNGHVTRILATVAKHVFAFEPNKSVIKPLADDRIPNVTIIEKAVSDVPGFATFYVDNREGVGAVASSLMPLIGMEGKTLPVRVETTTIDLFSRQSATVPNLIKIDVEGFEPNVIAGAEWVIREYRPIIIFELWESHWNRFQTMISQLQKEYHLVKLSNGEAAIPFYDGGQYEGIDDILCLPLR from the coding sequence GTGCACGCCAATTCAGCAGATTACGCCGCACGCCTTCATATCAGGCCGGGTGACATCGTCTATGATGTTGGGGCTAACAATGGACACGTGACCAGGATATTAGCGACCGTTGCGAAACATGTTTTCGCGTTTGAGCCGAACAAATCGGTTATAAAGCCATTGGCAGACGATAGAATCCCCAACGTAACTATAATTGAAAAGGCAGTTTCTGATGTGCCGGGCTTCGCTACGTTCTACGTTGATAATAGAGAGGGCGTCGGAGCGGTGGCATCTTCCTTGATGCCTTTGATTGGCATGGAGGGAAAAACACTTCCCGTCAGAGTGGAGACGACGACGATAGATCTATTTTCCCGTCAGTCCGCGACGGTGCCAAACCTGATAAAAATCGACGTGGAAGGATTTGAGCCTAACGTTATTGCCGGGGCCGAATGGGTCATCAGGGAATATAGACCTATTATAATATTTGAATTATGGGAATCTCATTGGAATAGGTTTCAAACGATGATCTCTCAGCTCCAGAAGGAGTATCATCTGGTAAAATTGTCGAATGGCGAAGCTGCTATTCCGTTCTACGATGGAGGTCAGTATGAAGGCATCGACGATATACTGTGTCTGCCCCTTCGATAA
- a CDS encoding hydrogen peroxide-inducible genes activator, which yields MTNLTFKQLRYFEALARHGHFGRAAEACSISQPALSQQIKALEEELGAGLFERDRRQVRLTRFGDEIAARARDVLRSLDELEGYAHASREGMVTRLRIGVIPTVAPYLLPGLIGDLTRLHGELDLNVRETLTPKLVQELSEGRLDMAVVALPVSEPSLTEVALFTERFVLVRPRADEGKPAPDREALREMRLLLLEEGHCFREQALSFCSTKPRTVQSRDLLDASSLSTLVQMVDAGLGVTLIPEMAVAVETRSASVAISHFKAPEPSRTIGMVWRKTSPLAKQLLEIAEVVRQSAGALRGTHGNGLAKP from the coding sequence ATGACGAACCTGACCTTCAAGCAGCTGCGCTATTTCGAGGCGCTGGCACGGCACGGCCATTTCGGCCGTGCGGCCGAAGCCTGCTCGATCTCGCAGCCGGCTTTGTCGCAGCAGATCAAGGCGCTGGAGGAGGAACTCGGCGCCGGGCTGTTCGAGAGGGACAGGCGCCAGGTCCGGCTGACGCGCTTCGGCGACGAGATCGCGGCGCGGGCCCGGGACGTCCTGCGCTCGCTCGACGAGCTGGAAGGCTATGCGCACGCCTCCCGGGAGGGAATGGTCACGCGGCTGCGCATCGGCGTGATCCCGACTGTCGCGCCGTACCTGCTGCCCGGCCTGATCGGCGATCTCACCCGCCTGCATGGCGAGCTCGACCTCAATGTGCGCGAGACGCTGACGCCGAAGCTGGTGCAGGAGCTGAGCGAGGGGCGGCTCGACATGGCGGTCGTCGCTCTGCCGGTGTCGGAGCCGTCGCTGACCGAGGTGGCGCTGTTCACCGAGCGCTTCGTCCTGGTGCGGCCGCGTGCGGACGAGGGCAAGCCGGCGCCGGATCGCGAGGCGCTGCGCGAGATGCGGCTGCTGCTGCTGGAAGAGGGGCATTGCTTCCGCGAGCAGGCCCTGTCGTTCTGCAGCACCAAGCCGCGGACGGTGCAATCGCGCGACCTGCTCGACGCCAGCTCGTTGTCGACGCTGGTGCAGATGGTCGATGCGGGCCTCGGGGTGACGCTGATCCCGGAAATGGCGGTAGCGGTCGAGACACGCTCGGCCTCGGTCGCGATCTCGCATTTCAAGGCGCCGGAGCCGTCCCGGACCATCGGTATGGTCTGGCGCAAGACCAGCCCGCTGGCGAAGCAGTTATTGGAGATCGCGGAGGTGGTGCGGCAATCGGCCGGCGCGCTGCGCGGGACGCACGGCAACGGCCTTGCGAAGCCGTAG